Within Sorghum bicolor cultivar BTx623 chromosome 2, Sorghum_bicolor_NCBIv3, whole genome shotgun sequence, the genomic segment CAATAGGCTGCAACATGCTGCAGTTCACGTAGCCTAGAAATAGTGCCGATGTGTATGCAGTTCCCAGTATGTTAAACACATCCTGTTGTTCCTTGCTTTTTATGCCAGAAGACAGAAAATATTGAGTTTTTATACAAGATATGGTGAAAAAACTCATTTAAGAAATAAACACTTTTTGCTGAGCATTCGCCCGTGCTTACATTGTCAAACCAATTCGCCAGAAGACCATGCCAAATGTGATTGAGACAGCAAATGTGTATAGAAAGCGGGTGATATTTAGCTCCGggtttttccaaaaggaacAATGTTGCTTCCACAGACATGCTATGCACTGTTCTTTAAAGTTTGGCCAATACCTCTGTTGAAAATGCAAATCTTTTTGGTGTGGTCTTAGCTGGCTTAAGTCATCAATTAGAGCCATGTTCTCCCTGCAAACACCAATTATAATCAATgcaaattatataaattactcCGGTTTTCATTCTAAATCTAATTAAAGTGCATaactatatactccctccatacccgcAAAGAAAGTTGTTTTAGACAAGGTTTGAGTCAAAtattgaaaatataaatcatgaataacttataAGTTGTTGAGCTTGGAAATGTGAaaactatatgaatagatttatcttgaaaatactttcataaaaaatatacatataacattttttgataaatattttttaaaaacatggagtcaaagttaggctttggaggtcgtgtcgttgtcctaaacaactttcttttttagtatggagggagtattgttTAGTTGATAACATCATGGCTGCAGTTGGATTACTTATGCCGTGATGAGTTTCTGTAAATTTCAGAATAGTCCACCCCAATTGCATATTCCATGGCTTGTGAACTGATATCTAACATCCATGTAGCTGGGTTTTGACCATCCTTGATGCTAGGAACTCCAGGAATGGCCTAACAAGAAAGTAGTTAGTTTTTGTGCTATGAAGAACAAAAGTGTCATTTAATGAATTAGCCTCACCTCGAAGTACTTTATCAAACTGCTAGACAGTGGGCCCAGTGACCCACTATAAATGAGTTGACCCCCTCTTTTCATAAGTAGCAACTACGTTCAAATGGTTCAAAGAAATTCAGCTATTGCAGCCAAGGGTAAGAAAGCATAAGAATTTTAGAGAAATTAGTATTCATGGGAGAAACACTTATATGAATGGAAAATTGACCTTCCTTTTCTATTGTAAATTCTGTTATGGTAGATTCAGGACCATGCATAGTTAAATTATATACACGGCATACCTCATCGAAAGATTCAAAGATCTCAATGCTTGGCTGATGAATTGTGCAAACTACAGTACGTCCGGTGTTCACTGTATTTCGTACTGTTCGCATGACAATTGCGGCGGCACGGGCATCCAAACCAGTTGTTGGCTCGTCCATGAAAATTATGGAAGGACTAGCAACTAGTTCCACAGCTATAGTAAGTCTTTTCCGTTGCTCCGCTGACAGTCCGTTTACCCCAGGAATGCCCACCATAGCACTCCTCAAGTCAGTCAGCTCTATCAGTCCCATAACTTCTTCTACAATTTTCTGAAACATGTATTTGGAATGTCATGAGCCATCACACGATCTGGGTCCTGTTAATTCTTCAAtaaaaagatataaatattgttcTTACATCTCTTTTGTCTGAATTAACTTCTGAAGGCAAGCGAAGGTAGGCAGAAAACTGAAGTGACTCATAGACTGTGAGGTAAGGGGTGTGAATATCTGTTTGCTCGCAGTAACCTGAGATCCTTGAGAATGTCTCTTGCTTCTTTGGGTAGCCAGAAATATTAATAGTTCCTTCAATGTATCCTCCAGTTTTCCTTCCTGCCAAAACATCAAGTAACGTTGTTTTCCCGGCACCAGTAATCCCCATTAGCGCTGTTAGCACACCTGGCCTGAATGCACCACTAACATCTTGTAACAGCTGAAGTCTCTTTTCAGTTACTCCGTTCTTTCTCATTTCCTAGCATTATTTTTTTTGTGTTTGTTAGAGAAggtctagaaaaaaaataagaagcattatAGTGCAGAAACTGTACTCTGGGCATGTCAACGAAATAGTTGATTTGTCTGAAAACAAGGGACAAAGGTTGGAATGGAAGGTTGCATTGGTCATCAGCTTTATTCCAGCTGCCAACAATTTGATCTCTGTCGACTACATCCTGAACCTCTCGTGCTTTGGTTCTGCGATGATGTTCCCGTGGATCTACAAGCCAATGAAAATGAGGATAATTGTCCTGCATTCTTTTGTCAAAATGAATATGGCCTAGTTTTGTTAGATGCACATACAGTTGAGGAACTCGAAAGCAAATATGCTGGCGAGGTTGAAGATCAGAGAGAAGCCAAATAATACACAAACACACACCCAATACCAGTGCCATTCAGTTATTAATCCCCTAGCCTTGAGGACAGCCTCTCCAGTGGTATAAACATTTTCGTAATGGAAAGCCTGTGGTACCATTGGCCAGTGGGCATGACTTATAATGTGTAAAATGTAAAATGTACATTGTTTTAAAAAAAGTACTATAATACTAGGATTTGATATCAAGGAAAGGAAATGACTGAGTGGTTACCGTAGCCCATCTTTTATCCAAAAATTCATTCAAAGCGACAGCATTGAGAGAATATGTGAATGGAGAGGCCCAACAACCCCAGCGCATCCATGGCTGGAGGTCATCTGATAGTCAATTTTGAAATGAAAATCGTCTGTGATTAATTTCTCATGCCTTCAATGTAGTCATAAAGTGCCTTTCGCTGTTAAGCTATGACAAAATTGATGGCAGTGGACTAACCTTTTGATATGATGAAGCCTCCAAGTATAAGAATTGCTATAAGAGTTTCAGTCGCTAACATGTTGGTCATTACCCGTGTTCTTGCAATGGATGCTATCAAGCGAAAAAGGCTCACTGACATTTGATGCATCATGAATAATACTAGTAATTGTTGGAAAAATCTGAAAGTATGAGAGCTTTCTTCGATCAGTATTTAATTCACCGTTTCTGAGCATTTTAATatactttttaaaaaaaaacaaaacatggGTACCTAATCGGTGAAGGGGCATAGCCAATGGTATAATAGGTTGACAAGGTCCAAAGGCCTGTTTCCATCAGTGACATTGGGATACTGATGAGGAAAATTGTGCAAATGAGAGCCCAGCCTGGTAGTCCTAACAGCTCTCTTTGCTTATAGAATGTTGGGAGCCTCTTAACAATTACGGCTTGTTCAGTCATACCATTGAAGTTTACCACAGCAATGCCCATAAAGAGGGATCCCATGTACTTGTTCCCATCAAATACATCATTATGGTTCATCTCTGTTCTAAAGAAAAGTGTTGCAAGTACAAAAGCCAGAAATATGATCTGGACGGCCTTGAATATATGAAGTGGATAATTTCTTTTTAACAGGAGTACCTCCCTCGCGAAGCAAGCTCTGAAAATGTACCATTTTGGGATGCTTTTGCCATCAACAT encodes:
- the LOC8071911 gene encoding ABC transporter G family member 45; translation: MASVGKEDPPLTQAENEEFLRILRDVRQRMRHEAPPPEKVEVVFDGLSVEAEERAAGRRALPTLPNAFLNGAQAIVGSLNMCAAKTKTFKIINEVSGIIRPSRMTLVLGAPGSGKTTFLRALAGKLDSSLKLHGKVLFNGKTSSCTPHYLCAYVSQHDLHHAEMTVRETIDFSSNLLGTNNEFEILLGHATQRNMDTSNEVYEELFTKATNLGEGSSNLKTNYIIKMLGLSDCADTVVGDALRRGISGGQKKRTTIGEMLVGRARCFFMDDVSTGLDSSTTFEIMTFFWQMAHLMDLTMVISLLQPAPETFELFDDIILLCEGQIVYHGPRHNVNCFFNTIGFACPSRKNVADFLQEVTSKMDQQQYWARDEREFFQQLLVLFMMHQMSVSLFRLIASIARTRVMTNMLATETLIAILILGGFIISKDDLQPWMRWGCWASPFTYSLNAVALNEFLDKRWATAFHYENVYTTGEAVLKARGLITEWHWYWVCVCVLFGFSLIFNLASIFAFEFLNYPREHHRRTKAREVQDVVDRDQIVGSWNKADDQCNLPFQPLSLVFRQINYFVDMPREMRKNGVTEKRLQLLQDVSGAFRPGVLTALMGITGAGKTTLLDVLAGRKTGGYIEGTINISGYPKKQETFSRISGYCEQTDIHTPYLTVYESLQFSAYLRLPSEVNSDKRDKIVEEVMGLIELTDLRSAMVGIPGVNGLSAEQRKRLTIAVELVASPSIIFMDEPTTGLDARAAAIVMRTVRNTVNTGRTVVCTIHQPSIEIFESFDEVCRLLLMKRGGQLIYSGSLGPLSSSLIKYFEAIPGVPSIKDGQNPATWMLDISSQAMEYAIGVDYSEIYRNSSRHKENMALIDDLSQLRPHQKDLHFQQRYWPNFKEQCIACLWKQHCSFWKNPELNITRFLYTFAVSITFGMVFWRIGLTIKEQQDVFNILGTAYTSALFLGYVNCSMLQPIVASERVVFYREKASGMYSSMAYVIAQIAVEIPYMLIQVFVFSAIVYPMVGFQLTVTKFFWFVLYMILSFIDFILYGMMVVALTPNEEIAVVLSFFIFMLWNVFAGFIVPRKMIPAWWRWMYWSDPAAWTIYGLMLSQLGDHMELIHVPGQPDQPVSEFLKEYLGLQDDYISLVTTLHIALSTLFGVVFCLGIKYLKFQTR